GGCCACGACTGCGGCGCGGTCGCCGCCGCGGCGTCGAGTCTCGCCGGCGTGAGCGCCGTCAAGCTCGCCGACGCAACCCACTACGCCGACCAGAACGCGGAGAACCTTGCCGCGCTGATCGTCGCGCACGCTTCCGGCTACACGCACATCCTCGCGCCCGCTACCAGCACCGGCAAGAGCACGATGCCGCGAGTCGCCGCGCTGCTCGATGTGGCGCAGATCTCCGACATCGTCGCCGTCGAGGCGCCGGATACCTTCGTGCGGCCCATCTACGCCGGCAACGCGCTCGCAACCGTGAAGTCGGCCGATGCAACCCGAGTCCTCACCGTGCGCCCCACCGCGTTCGACGCTTGCGCGACGGGAGGCAGCGCGCCAATTTCGCCCATCGCGCCGGGCCCGGACACCGGCTTGTCGAAAACCATCGGCCGCCAGCTCAGTGTTTCGACACGACCCGAACTGGCCGCGGCAACGACCATCGTTTCCGGCGGCCGGGGGCTCGGTTCCGGCGAGCGCTACCGCGATGTGCTGGAACCTCTGGCCGACCGGCTTGGCGCGGCGCTCGGCGCGTCGCGCGCGGCGGTCGATGCGGGCTTTGCGCCCAACGACTACCAGGTCGGCCAGACCGGCAAGATCGTCGCGCCGCAACTGTACTTCGCGGTCGGCATTTCGGGCGCCATCCAGCATCTGGCCGGCATGAAGGATTCCCAGGTCATCGTCGCCATCAACAAGGATCCCGAGGCACCGATCTTTCAGGTGGCGGACTACGGTCTCGTCGGCGACCTGTTCACTGTTGTACCCGAGATAGTCGACCAACTCGGTTAGCGGCCGATCATCCCACCCGTCGCGGGCAACCAACGTCCCGCTGATCCATAGGAGAACTTGATGAATCGATTTGACAGTAAGTGCGCCCTCGTCACGGGAGCCGCATCCGGCATTGGCCGGGCCACCGTCGAGCGGCTCGCGCGCGAAGGCGCCCGCGTACTCGCCGCCGACGTCAACGAGAAGCTGTTGCTGCAGGAGGTAGGCAAGCTCGTCGACGCAGGCCTCACAGTGAAGGCACACGTCCTCGACGTCAGCGATGCCAGCGCCTGCCGCGCCGCGGTTGCCGCGGCAGTCGAGACCTTCGGCCAACTCGACATCCTCTGCAACATCGCCGGCACGCTGCTGATGTCCAGTTTCCTCGACATCAAGGAAACGGACTGGGCGCGCGTCATGGGCATCAACGTGGGCGGCGTCTTCCACCTCTGCCACGCGGCCATGCCGCATCTGCTGAAGACCAAAGGCAACATCGTCAACATCGCCTCCACGGCCGGCATCACCAGCGCGCCGTATGCCGCTGTCTATTCGGCGAGCAAGGCCGCCGTCGTCGGCCTCACGAAAGCGCTCGCCGTCGAATTCGCCGGTACCGGCGTGCGCGTCAATGCGGTGGCGCCGGGCCAGGTCAACACGCCGATGGCCGCCTCAGCCCCGCCACTCGACGTCGACATGACCGTCCTGCTGCGCATCACGCCGCTGATGCAGCCGGCCGCAGCCCCCGAGGAAATCGCGGGCGCAGTCGCTTATCTCGCGTCGTCGGAAGCGCGTTTCGCAACCGGATCGGTGCTGGTGATGGACGGTGGACAGACTGCCATCTGATATAGGTGCGGGTGTGCCGGAATCCTCGTCAGCACCCGCTACCTTTAGATGAAGTAACCAAGGGCGAATAGCAATGCGCCGCCCGCAAGACCACCAGCGAACGCACAAACGTCCTCTCCCGCGAACCGGATCCGGCGTCCAAGGATATGCGCCAGCCAACCGCAAACGCCGGTCAGCCCCAAGGTGACGAGCACCCCGCAAAACATCAGCAAGGTAACTCGGGGCAGCGCTTCGAGCCCGGACGAATAGACGCCGATCAGCAAAGCCAGGCCCACAAGCCCGATCAGTGACAGGCCCTTGTACAGCGCAGATCCTTCGTGCAGTCGATCCATCGCTCCTCCTTCTGCCGCCGCGGGCTCGGGCGTTCGGGTGCCGGTGTTTCTCCCAATGGCGGGGCATGGAGCCACGCACTCCGGTCAAGCCTGACCGGCGAAGGGGACACGGCTAGGAGCATTACAGTTCTTCGCGCCCCGCGCAGCATCGTCCAAATGGACTAGATGCGCGTGAGCCACGACGAAGAGCGTTCGCAGGATGCGAATGTCCGCAAAACTCAAAGCGCCGCGATCCGCTCCCGGAAACGCTCGGTTCCCGCGACGATCTTGTCCAGCACTGCATCGAGCGCCCAGAACCGTTCCCGCACGTCATAGTCGATCACGCGGCAGCGAATCGAATCGAACGTGCCGATGCGCTGGTGGTACATCTTCGCGAGCGCCGGATAGCCGAGCGCTTCGGACACAGCCGCGACGACGAGAAACGTCGATAATTCTTCGGCCAGCACCGGATCTTCGGCGCTCCGGCTGCGCAGCCATTGATACAGATCGGGGTGGAAGTTCGTGAACACACCGTTGAAGCCCGCCGAGCCCGCTTTCATCGCATCCCACGCAATCGCCGCGTTCGCGTTGAGAATTTTCAGCGGCGAGCCTTGAGCCAGCGCGACACGGCGCTTCACGGTCGCGAGATCGCAGCTCACGTCTTTGAGCATCACGAAGCGGCCGGTATCGATGCAGGTTTTCAGCTCGTCATCGGTAAGCAGGCGCCGATACGGCGCCGGGCATTCATACAAGCCCAACGGCAGATCCGACGGCAGCTTCGACAACAGCCGATCAAGATTCGCGAGAAACGTCCGCGAGCCTTCGCGCAGAGGGTCGAGGTGATTCGTCACCAGCACGACGCCTTGCGCGCCCGAATCCGCCGCAACGCGCAGCTCTTCGGCCTGCGCATCGAGGTCATCGCTGATATGACCGGATGCGACGACGGGCACACGCCCCGCCACTTTCTCGACGACGAAGCGCGCCAGCGCGCCGCGCTCGGCGAGACTCAGAAACTGCATCTCGCTCGACTGCGCGACGGCGAACAGCGCGTCCGAGCCTTTCGCCAGATACCACTCGATCAATCTTTCGAGGCCCGCGTAGTCGATCGTGCCGTCGTCGTGGAACGGCGTCAGCATCACAGGCACAATGCCCTCGATCGGGCCGGTCGTTTTCGCTTTATCGATCATTGGGTTCTCCTTGAATACACAGATCTGCACGGCACGGGCGCGCTCGCCCGCTATCCGTTATACGGGAAGCCGGGCCGGCACGCTCGACGTGTCATGCTCGGGAATGGGTCGCTTGACCAGCAGCAGATAGGCCATCGCGCCGACGAACGCAATGCCCGCCGCCGTCAGCAGCGCCGGGACGAACGACGTCGCTTGCGCGATATAGCCCGTCACGATCGGCGCGAGCGCGCCACCCAGAAAGCCGCCGAAGTTCTGCATCGCGCCGAGCGACGCGATCCTGCTGGGCGGTGCCGCCGCCGTCGCCAATGCCCACGATGCAGCGGACGCCGCATTCGCCAGAAAGATCACGACGGAGATGCACGCGATCGCGATCGTATTGCTCTGAACGAGCGCGGCGGGAATCGTGAATGCGACCATGCCGAGCATCGCGATCACGACGGCATTGCGGCGGCTCACGACGGGCGAACTGCTGCGCTTCGTA
This is a stretch of genomic DNA from Paraburkholderia sp. HP33-1. It encodes these proteins:
- a CDS encoding SDR family NAD(P)-dependent oxidoreductase produces the protein MNRFDSKCALVTGAASGIGRATVERLAREGARVLAADVNEKLLLQEVGKLVDAGLTVKAHVLDVSDASACRAAVAAAVETFGQLDILCNIAGTLLMSSFLDIKETDWARVMGINVGGVFHLCHAAMPHLLKTKGNIVNIASTAGITSAPYAAVYSASKAAVVGLTKALAVEFAGTGVRVNAVAPGQVNTPMAASAPPLDVDMTVLLRITPLMQPAAAPEEIAGAVAYLASSEARFATGSVLVMDGGQTAI
- a CDS encoding dihydrodipicolinate synthase family protein — its product is MIDKAKTTGPIEGIVPVMLTPFHDDGTIDYAGLERLIEWYLAKGSDALFAVAQSSEMQFLSLAERGALARFVVEKVAGRVPVVASGHISDDLDAQAEELRVAADSGAQGVVLVTNHLDPLREGSRTFLANLDRLLSKLPSDLPLGLYECPAPYRRLLTDDELKTCIDTGRFVMLKDVSCDLATVKRRVALAQGSPLKILNANAAIAWDAMKAGSAGFNGVFTNFHPDLYQWLRSRSAEDPVLAEELSTFLVVAAVSEALGYPALAKMYHQRIGTFDSIRCRVIDYDVRERFWALDAVLDKIVAGTERFRERIAAL
- a CDS encoding electron transfer flavoprotein subunit alpha/FixB family protein, with protein sequence MSILVIAEHDNASLKTVTHNTVTAATGLGADIHVLVAGHDCGAVAAAASSLAGVSAVKLADATHYADQNAENLAALIVAHASGYTHILAPATSTGKSTMPRVAALLDVAQISDIVAVEAPDTFVRPIYAGNALATVKSADATRVLTVRPTAFDACATGGSAPISPIAPGPDTGLSKTIGRQLSVSTRPELAAATTIVSGGRGLGSGERYRDVLEPLADRLGAALGASRAAVDAGFAPNDYQVGQTGKIVAPQLYFAVGISGAIQHLAGMKDSQVIVAINKDPEAPIFQVADYGLVGDLFTVVPEIVDQLG